In one Gemmatimonadales bacterium genomic region, the following are encoded:
- the folE gene encoding GTP cyclohydrolase I FolE: MSIKEHVRAILLDLGEDPDRPGLARTPERVEKALQFMTQGYHQSAGAVIGGALFQDCHRNMVLVRDIEFYSLCEHHLLPFFGKAHVAYIPNGKIVGLSKMARVVDVFARRLQVQERMTDQIVAALEEELHPSGVGVVLEAAHLCMMMRGVEKQGSSTTTSAMRGSFLEDPRTREEFLRLVHASR; the protein is encoded by the coding sequence GTGAGCATCAAGGAACACGTTCGCGCGATCCTGCTTGACCTCGGAGAGGACCCCGACCGTCCGGGACTGGCGCGGACTCCGGAACGGGTGGAGAAGGCGCTGCAGTTCATGACGCAGGGCTACCACCAGAGCGCGGGTGCCGTGATCGGCGGCGCGCTGTTCCAGGACTGTCATCGCAACATGGTGCTGGTCCGCGACATCGAGTTCTACTCGCTCTGCGAACATCACCTCCTGCCGTTCTTCGGCAAGGCGCACGTCGCCTATATCCCCAACGGGAAGATCGTCGGGTTGTCGAAGATGGCGCGCGTGGTCGATGTATTTGCCCGCCGCCTCCAGGTGCAGGAACGAATGACCGACCAGATCGTCGCCGCGCTCGAGGAAGAGTTGCACCCGTCCGGTGTCGGCGTGGTGCTCGAAGCGGCCCATCTCTGCATGATGATGCGCGGCGTCGAGAAGCAGGGATCGAGCACCACGACCTCGGCGATGCGCGGGTCGTTCCTCGAGGATCCGCGCACCCGCGAGGAGTTTCTTCGACTGGTGCATGCCAGCCGATGA
- the rnz gene encoding ribonuclease Z, which translates to MMQVTFLGTSAAVPTVDRNVSALMVQREGDLFLFDCGEGTQRQMMRYGAGFAVDDVFITHYHADHTLGIPGLLRTMGLQGRTAPLRLHGPRGAQRHLGALTALGMERPKFPVEIFAVQPGDVIPRGDYDLVVGAAKHKGDCLAFAIVEHERLGRFDPERARELGIPEGPLWGRIHRGESVTLADGRVVEPHELVGATRPGRRLVYSGDTAPSDAIVELARGADLLIHEATFGADEVERARETNHSTARDAATAARDAGVRRLVLTHLSARYSRDAPELVAEARDLFPATEVARDGMVIDVAFAV; encoded by the coding sequence ATGATGCAGGTGACCTTCCTCGGCACCAGTGCCGCAGTGCCCACGGTCGATCGCAATGTCTCGGCGCTCATGGTCCAGCGGGAAGGCGACCTCTTTCTCTTCGATTGCGGCGAGGGAACGCAGCGCCAGATGATGCGCTACGGCGCCGGATTCGCCGTCGACGACGTCTTCATCACCCACTATCACGCCGATCATACCCTCGGCATCCCCGGGTTGCTCCGCACCATGGGCCTGCAGGGTCGAACGGCGCCGTTGCGGCTCCACGGCCCGCGCGGTGCGCAGCGTCATCTCGGCGCGCTCACGGCGCTCGGCATGGAGCGTCCGAAATTTCCCGTCGAAATCTTTGCGGTGCAGCCGGGTGACGTGATTCCTCGCGGCGACTACGACCTCGTGGTCGGTGCGGCGAAGCACAAGGGAGACTGCCTCGCGTTTGCCATCGTGGAGCACGAACGCCTCGGACGATTCGATCCCGAGCGGGCGCGCGAGCTTGGCATCCCCGAAGGTCCGCTGTGGGGCCGGATTCACCGTGGCGAATCGGTGACGCTGGCGGACGGACGAGTCGTCGAGCCGCACGAGCTCGTCGGTGCGACGCGGCCCGGCCGGCGCCTGGTGTATTCGGGTGATACTGCGCCGAGCGATGCGATTGTGGAATTGGCGCGGGGCGCAGACCTCCTGATCCACGAGGCGACGTTCGGCGCCGACGAAGTCGAGCGCGCACGCGAAACCAACCATTCCACCGCCCGGGATGCCGCCACCGCGGCGCGCGACGCCGGCGTGCGACGGCTGGTCCTCACCCACCTCTCCGCGCGCTACTCGCGCGACGCGCCGGAACTCGTCGCCGAAGCGCGCGATCTCTTCCCGGCGACCGAGGTCGCCCGCGACGGCATGGTGATCGACGTCGCCTTCGCGGTGTAG
- a CDS encoding LysE family translocator has translation MLTPGPNMMYVGTTGAQRGAATGALAALAIVLGGVCYTVMTAVGISALIAARPAIFIAIRVAGTLYLIWLGVRLLRRARDTSPPPPLPDAGSRAFAGGVAIALTNPQLALFFLAFLPQFVVVGDGPISLQLLKLGLTFNTCTLTVMMTVAVVTGIAGKMQTGGVRFRQVMRAIAGMAFLLLAAQTTWKLIG, from the coding sequence ATTCTCACGCCGGGCCCCAACATGATGTACGTCGGCACCACCGGTGCGCAGCGCGGAGCTGCCACCGGTGCGCTCGCGGCCCTCGCCATCGTACTCGGCGGCGTGTGTTACACCGTGATGACGGCGGTGGGGATTTCGGCGCTCATTGCAGCACGGCCCGCGATCTTCATCGCCATTCGCGTTGCTGGTACCCTCTATCTCATCTGGCTCGGCGTGCGGTTGCTGCGCCGAGCCCGCGACACGAGCCCGCCGCCGCCGCTTCCCGACGCCGGGTCGCGGGCGTTCGCGGGTGGCGTGGCCATCGCCCTCACCAACCCGCAGCTGGCGCTCTTCTTCCTCGCGTTCCTGCCGCAGTTCGTGGTGGTCGGCGATGGTCCGATCTCGCTGCAGCTGCTCAAGCTCGGTCTGACCTTCAACACCTGCACGCTGACCGTGATGATGACGGTGGCCGTTGTGACCGGCATCGCGGGGAAGATGCAGACCGGCGGCGTGCGCTTCCGCCAGGTGATGCGCGCGATTGCCGGGATGGCGTTCCTGCTGCTGGCGGCGCAAACCACGTGGAAACTGATCGGATGA
- a CDS encoding PEMT/PEM2 methyltransferase family protein, with product MTGWQIVAFVYQLASRAAYVVPVGVVLAREARRPVADRADLAACEARYRHFRRWSSIVMNHDAFALILLSVVTRDTLHLRGVSPWVLTGAGILLAIVGLGIKGWAAACLGGDAYYWRNFFVPTPRAPLKRPGPYRYLSNPMYTVGYAQAYGLALVLRSWPGLVGATVAQGAILAFHLLVEKPHYDALPEQV from the coding sequence GTGACCGGATGGCAGATTGTGGCGTTCGTGTATCAGCTGGCGAGTCGCGCGGCGTATGTCGTGCCGGTCGGAGTGGTGCTGGCGCGCGAGGCGCGGCGGCCGGTTGCGGACCGCGCCGATCTCGCGGCGTGTGAGGCGAGATACCGGCACTTCCGCCGCTGGTCGAGCATCGTCATGAATCACGACGCGTTCGCACTGATTCTGTTGTCGGTCGTGACGCGCGACACGTTGCACCTGCGCGGTGTGAGCCCCTGGGTGTTGACCGGCGCCGGTATTCTGCTGGCAATCGTCGGATTGGGCATCAAGGGATGGGCTGCGGCGTGTCTCGGCGGCGACGCGTATTACTGGCGCAACTTTTTCGTTCCGACACCGCGGGCTCCGCTGAAACGGCCGGGCCCATATCGCTATCTCAGCAACCCGATGTACACGGTGGGATATGCCCAGGCATACGGGCTGGCGCTGGTGCTCCGGTCGTGGCCCGGCCTGGTCGGGGCGACGGTGGCGCAGGGAGCGATTCTGGCGTTTCATCTGCTGGTGGAAAAGCCGCATTACGACGCGCTTCCGGAGCAGGTCTAG
- a CDS encoding GNAT family protein has translation MPETAAGPAQSMIFPTTIATPRALLRAWCSDDAPRLRQTIDANLDYLLPWIPWARDEPTTVEQLRARLDGYATGFVNGSSWIYGIFSLDESSILGGIGLYPRIGPGGVEIGYWIDRGHAGKGLATELARILVDLAMTRDEITHVELHCDPLNLPSAAIARRLGFELIETRRDVGTTPSGAPRDLMIWRLLRSDFER, from the coding sequence ATGCCGGAAACTGCTGCGGGACCAGCCCAATCGATGATCTTCCCGACGACGATCGCGACGCCGCGGGCGCTCCTCCGCGCCTGGTGTTCCGACGACGCGCCGCGCCTGCGCCAGACGATCGACGCCAACCTCGACTATCTCCTCCCATGGATTCCGTGGGCGCGGGATGAACCGACGACGGTCGAGCAGCTTCGCGCGCGCCTCGACGGTTACGCGACCGGTTTCGTGAACGGGAGCAGCTGGATCTACGGAATCTTCTCGCTCGATGAATCGTCGATTCTTGGCGGCATCGGGCTCTATCCGCGCATCGGACCTGGCGGAGTCGAGATCGGGTACTGGATCGATCGCGGCCACGCCGGCAAGGGGCTGGCGACTGAACTCGCGCGCATCCTCGTGGATCTCGCAATGACTCGTGACGAGATCACGCATGTCGAGCTGCATTGCGATCCGCTCAATCTGCCGAGCGCTGCGATTGCCCGCCGCCTCGGCTTCGAACTGATCGAGACGCGTCGTGACGTCGGGACCACGCCAAGCGGCGCGCCGCGCGACCTGATGATCTGGCGGCTGTTGCGGAGCGACTTCGAACGGTGA
- a CDS encoding DinB family protein, with product MTAVEPELAELHAAAIEFLDAAGNAESVWAVPVAPGKWSPSQQVEHLARTLDGAANVVDGTPSPFPNLPVVVRPLLRIFFFNRTVKRGAFPRSRTFKALNPTEGPPNSAAAKARLDAAVQRFEQACRGRASSGETIATSTFGTIPIASYARFQAIHIRHHRKQLPVAVRV from the coding sequence GTGACAGCGGTGGAACCGGAGTTGGCTGAGCTTCACGCAGCGGCGATCGAATTTCTCGACGCGGCAGGCAACGCGGAATCGGTATGGGCGGTGCCGGTCGCGCCGGGGAAGTGGTCTCCATCGCAGCAGGTCGAGCATCTCGCCCGGACGCTCGATGGTGCGGCGAACGTCGTGGACGGCACGCCGTCGCCGTTCCCGAATCTGCCGGTGGTCGTTCGGCCGCTGCTGCGCATCTTCTTTTTCAATCGTACGGTCAAGCGCGGAGCATTCCCGAGGAGCCGGACATTCAAGGCGCTGAATCCGACGGAGGGCCCTCCGAATTCCGCAGCGGCGAAGGCTCGCCTCGACGCGGCGGTGCAGCGATTCGAGCAGGCGTGTCGCGGGCGTGCATCGAGCGGCGAGACGATTGCGACCTCGACATTCGGGACAATTCCGATCGCTTCGTATGCTAGGTTTCAGGCGATTCACATCCGTCATCACCGAAAGCAGTTGCCGGTAGCTGTTCGAGTGTGA
- a CDS encoding dihydrofolate reductase family protein — MSKVRVQSFAVSLDGFGAGPDQSLENPLGAGGPELMGWFFPTRVWQQMHGGDSASGETGVDNEVAENGFRNIGAWIMGRNMFGPVRGPWRDDSWKGWWGDEPPYHTPVFVLTHHRREPLKMAGGTTFYFVTDGIRSALDQAKDAAGDQDVRIGGGVSTIRQYLEAGLIDELHLAERPVLLGRGESLMQGLDLPALGYECADSRCGERATHVTLRKRT; from the coding sequence ATGTCAAAGGTTCGCGTACAAAGCTTCGCGGTTTCGCTCGACGGGTTCGGCGCCGGTCCCGATCAGTCGCTCGAGAACCCGCTCGGTGCTGGTGGGCCCGAGTTGATGGGATGGTTCTTCCCGACTCGCGTCTGGCAGCAGATGCACGGTGGCGACAGCGCCAGCGGTGAAACCGGCGTTGACAACGAAGTGGCCGAGAATGGTTTCCGCAACATCGGCGCGTGGATCATGGGCCGGAACATGTTCGGGCCGGTTCGCGGTCCCTGGCGCGACGATTCGTGGAAAGGGTGGTGGGGCGACGAACCGCCGTATCACACTCCCGTCTTTGTCCTCACGCACCATCGGCGCGAACCATTGAAGATGGCCGGCGGGACGACCTTCTACTTCGTCACCGACGGGATCCGTTCTGCGCTTGATCAGGCGAAGGATGCAGCCGGCGATCAGGATGTCCGGATCGGCGGCGGCGTGTCAACGATCCGTCAGTATCTCGAGGCGGGACTCATCGACGAGCTCCACCTCGCCGAACGACCTGTCCTGCTCGGGCGCGGCGAGTCACTGATGCAGGGACTCGATCTCCCGGCGCTCGGCTACGAATGCGCCGACAGTCGGTGCGGCGAGCGCGCCACTCACGTCACATTGCGCAAGCGCACGTGA
- a CDS encoding thioredoxin domain-containing protein, whose protein sequence is MSKRSPKQPPPKTTASNQKPFYIALAVIVIGGGAFIFSRVHAASVVSIPANVAVTTADTSGFHGYFLGSPTAPVEVTEYGDLECPGCAGFSQIQFPYVKTRLINTGKIRLRYRDFPWDQLHRHPRVAAHALACANDQGHNWDVIEKMFATQDSWASLPDPMPALGDIVKGVGGDVGVWTTCMKSAKYAGRIQASLEEGTAIGVKSTPSFLIGGRIYEGLGSDQMEHLVDSLIAASSAANAAGGTHRP, encoded by the coding sequence ATGAGCAAGCGCAGCCCGAAGCAGCCGCCGCCGAAGACTACGGCGTCGAATCAGAAACCCTTCTACATCGCACTCGCCGTGATCGTGATCGGCGGCGGTGCCTTCATCTTCTCGCGGGTGCACGCTGCATCAGTCGTGTCGATTCCAGCGAATGTTGCCGTGACCACGGCGGATACCAGCGGCTTTCACGGATACTTCCTCGGATCGCCGACGGCGCCGGTCGAAGTCACGGAATACGGTGACCTGGAGTGTCCGGGGTGTGCCGGCTTCTCCCAGATCCAGTTTCCCTATGTCAAGACGCGGCTGATCAACACCGGAAAGATCCGGCTCCGGTACCGCGACTTTCCATGGGATCAATTGCATCGCCATCCTCGCGTCGCGGCGCATGCGCTGGCGTGCGCCAATGATCAGGGACACAACTGGGATGTGATCGAAAAGATGTTCGCCACGCAGGACAGCTGGGCGAGCCTCCCTGATCCGATGCCGGCTCTGGGCGATATCGTCAAGGGCGTGGGCGGCGACGTTGGCGTCTGGACGACGTGCATGAAATCGGCGAAGTACGCCGGCCGGATTCAGGCATCGCTCGAAGAGGGGACCGCGATCGGGGTGAAATCGACGCCGTCGTTCCTGATCGGCGGCCGGATCTATGAAGGGTTGGGAAGCGATCAGATGGAACACCTCGTCGATTCGCTGATCGCGGCGTCGAGTGCGGCCAATGCAGCGGGCGGCACGCACCGCCCTTGA
- a CDS encoding PadR family transcriptional regulator has translation MADLSQQILRGTLDLLILKAVSAEAAHGYEIARWVERATRDVLHLEDGSLYPALYRLEERGYITADWRLTDDRRRAKYYTITAPGRRRLRDDTARWTTYAGAIFAALKVTTPMPRNA, from the coding sequence ATGGCCGACCTGTCGCAGCAGATCCTCCGCGGTACTCTCGACCTCCTGATCCTCAAGGCGGTCAGCGCCGAGGCGGCCCACGGCTACGAGATCGCGCGGTGGGTCGAACGCGCCACCCGCGACGTCCTGCATCTCGAGGACGGATCGCTCTATCCGGCGCTCTACCGGCTGGAGGAGCGCGGCTACATCACCGCCGACTGGCGCCTCACCGATGACCGCCGCCGCGCCAAGTATTACACCATCACCGCCCCCGGGCGGCGCCGCTTGCGTGACGATACCGCGCGATGGACCACGTACGCCGGTGCGATCTTCGCCGCGCTGAAGGTGACCACGCCAATGCCGCGGAACGCCTGA
- a CDS encoding ABC transporter permease yields the protein MPRREPLWRRYLRFLGPDPRADVDDELRFHLDELERSFRAQGMTPTDARRAAQTQFGDVETTRQVLQLRSSRRVRRAERGEWWRGLGDDIRMALRKLRHQPLFAISAIAMLAVGIGANTAVFSVVDGVLLRPLAYREPQRLFLVREVMPDIGAAYPSFPVNLWGFRVWQQKMQSFEQVAIAEARGMVLSGEGDPVLLHGVQSSSTLFATLGVTPRIGRLFRADEDDPGRDHEVILTDNTWRTRFHADPGILDRHIGLDGESYAIVGVLPPSFHFPRGDQLGPLTRFGDVAEFFTPLGVAASPLGALGDFDYAAIARLKPGVSPDRARAELNVVQQQIARDAGGGTVLRGALWPLDDQLVGSSRTGLLLLLAGVGAVLVLVCVNLANLLLARVPGRLHEAAIRAALGASRGRLMRQLLAESTVIAVLGGALGIAAASLGLHALLAFAPSSLPRLDEIGIDGRVLAFAVAISIGTGLLFGALPAWRIGGAAAAARLRSSTARAGESGTIRTWRHALIGFEVAVSTVLLIVGGLLTISLLQVLDVNTGFRADHVLAADMTIAPTALPSTAARQQFYDRVIRDVGSVPGVTTVGWVSRLPLTGEQSISQISIPGAPKGEPSPLANYRIASPSYFHVLGVPLQSGRLFSESDRGRNVILISANVARHFWPGADPIGRRLRTEWGPETDQEVIGVVGDMRNVQLDGPPTLMVFLPEWAPPMQWASSAGSLVVRTSLPPLTIAGEVRRVVHDADPSVALTAVRSMDDVVSGSVAGRRFQASLAIIFAASALILAALGIFGVVAYSVEQRRRELGIRMALGARPAALRWMVVREGMTPVAIGIVAGVGASIVVGHFLDALLFGIHARDPRTFAGVAAIILVTAAIACYLPGLRATRIDPAVACRGE from the coding sequence ATGCCGCGCCGCGAACCGCTGTGGCGGCGATATCTCCGCTTCCTCGGCCCCGATCCGCGCGCCGACGTCGACGACGAACTGCGCTTTCATCTCGACGAACTCGAACGATCGTTCCGCGCCCAGGGAATGACGCCCACTGACGCGCGTCGTGCTGCACAAACCCAATTCGGCGACGTCGAGACCACTCGTCAGGTACTGCAGCTCCGTTCGTCGCGGCGCGTGCGACGGGCCGAGCGCGGCGAATGGTGGCGCGGCCTGGGAGACGACATCCGGATGGCGCTGCGGAAGCTGCGCCACCAGCCGCTCTTCGCGATCAGCGCGATCGCGATGCTTGCCGTGGGGATCGGCGCCAACACCGCGGTCTTCTCCGTCGTCGACGGCGTCCTCCTCCGGCCACTCGCGTACCGCGAACCGCAGCGGCTCTTCCTGGTTCGGGAAGTGATGCCGGACATCGGCGCGGCGTATCCCTCGTTTCCCGTCAACCTCTGGGGCTTCAGGGTCTGGCAGCAGAAGATGCAATCGTTCGAACAGGTCGCGATCGCGGAAGCGCGCGGCATGGTCCTGTCGGGCGAGGGAGACCCGGTCCTCCTCCACGGCGTCCAGTCGTCGTCCACGCTGTTCGCGACGCTCGGCGTGACGCCGCGGATCGGCCGGCTCTTCCGCGCCGACGAAGACGATCCCGGCCGCGATCACGAGGTGATTCTCACCGACAACACCTGGCGGACGCGATTCCACGCCGACCCGGGAATTCTCGACAGGCACATCGGCCTCGATGGCGAGTCGTACGCAATCGTCGGTGTGCTGCCGCCGTCGTTTCATTTCCCCCGTGGCGATCAGCTCGGACCGCTGACGCGCTTCGGCGATGTAGCGGAGTTCTTCACTCCGCTCGGAGTCGCGGCGAGCCCCCTCGGCGCACTCGGTGATTTCGACTATGCGGCAATCGCGCGGCTCAAGCCCGGCGTATCGCCCGACCGCGCCCGCGCCGAACTCAACGTGGTTCAGCAGCAGATCGCGCGCGACGCCGGCGGCGGGACCGTGCTGCGCGGTGCGCTCTGGCCACTCGATGATCAACTGGTGGGGTCGTCGCGAACCGGACTGCTGCTCCTGCTGGCGGGCGTCGGCGCCGTGCTGGTGCTGGTCTGCGTCAATCTCGCGAATCTGTTGCTGGCGCGAGTCCCCGGAAGGCTGCACGAAGCGGCGATCCGCGCAGCGCTCGGCGCGTCGCGGGGGAGACTGATGCGGCAACTGCTGGCCGAGAGTACGGTGATTGCGGTGCTGGGCGGCGCGCTGGGGATTGCGGCGGCGTCGCTCGGGCTGCACGCGCTGCTCGCCTTCGCGCCGTCATCGCTCCCGCGTCTCGACGAAATCGGGATCGACGGTCGCGTGCTGGCGTTCGCGGTCGCGATCTCCATCGGGACCGGGCTCCTCTTCGGCGCGCTTCCAGCGTGGAGAATCGGTGGTGCGGCAGCGGCGGCCCGTCTGCGGTCGAGCACCGCGCGCGCCGGCGAAAGCGGCACGATCCGGACGTGGCGCCATGCGCTCATCGGCTTCGAGGTCGCGGTGAGCACGGTGCTGCTGATCGTCGGCGGCCTTCTCACGATCTCGCTGCTGCAGGTTCTCGACGTCAACACCGGTTTTCGCGCCGACCATGTCCTCGCGGCCGACATGACGATCGCGCCGACGGCGCTTCCCTCGACCGCCGCACGGCAGCAATTCTACGACCGGGTGATCCGCGACGTGGGGAGTGTTCCGGGGGTCACGACGGTTGGATGGGTCAGTCGACTGCCGCTCACCGGCGAGCAATCGATCTCGCAAATCAGCATCCCGGGTGCACCGAAGGGCGAGCCGAGTCCGCTGGCGAATTACCGGATCGCCTCGCCGTCGTATTTCCACGTTCTCGGCGTTCCGCTCCAGTCGGGGCGGCTCTTCAGCGAGAGCGATCGCGGGCGGAACGTGATCCTGATCTCGGCGAATGTCGCCAGGCACTTCTGGCCCGGCGCCGATCCGATCGGCAGACGGCTGCGTACGGAATGGGGCCCGGAGACGGATCAGGAGGTGATCGGTGTCGTGGGCGACATGCGCAACGTGCAGCTCGACGGGCCGCCGACCCTGATGGTCTTCCTGCCGGAGTGGGCACCGCCGATGCAATGGGCGTCGAGTGCGGGTTCGCTGGTGGTGCGTACGTCGCTGCCGCCGCTCACGATCGCCGGCGAAGTGCGGCGCGTGGTGCACGATGCCGATCCGTCTGTCGCGCTCACGGCAGTGCGATCGATGGACGACGTCGTCAGCGGCTCAGTGGCAGGACGCCGATTCCAGGCGTCACTCGCGATCATCTTTGCGGCGAGCGCGCTGATCCTCGCCGCGCTGGGAATCTTCGGTGTGGTGGCGTACTCCGTCGAGCAGCGACGCCGTGAACTTGGCATCCGCATGGCCCTCGGCGCTCGACCTGCGGCGTTGCGATGGATGGTCGTGCGCGAGGGGATGACGCCGGTGGCGATCGGCATCGTCGCGGGCGTCGGCGCGTCGATCGTGGTCGGCCATTTCCTCGACGCGCTGCTCTTCGGCATCCACGCGCGCGATCCCCGGACGTTCGCCGGGGTTGCCGCGATCATCCTCGTCACCGCCGCGATCGCATGCTATCTCCCGGGCCTGCGGGCGACGCGCATCGATCCGGCGGTGGCCTGCCGCGGGGAGTGA
- a CDS encoding YciI family protein, with protein sequence MRFLTIVSSVEDQGHPPEALAGAMQVYIQESLATGVLVQTGGLGPSSQGARLKLNNGVLTVTDGPFAETKEILGGYAIIDVPSREAALEAARQFMDLHHLHWPTWNGTCEVRELVFLAP encoded by the coding sequence ATGCGCTTCCTGACGATCGTCAGTTCCGTCGAAGACCAGGGCCACCCACCAGAGGCGCTGGCCGGCGCCATGCAGGTGTACATCCAGGAGTCGCTCGCCACCGGCGTGCTGGTGCAGACCGGCGGGCTCGGGCCGAGCTCCCAGGGCGCCCGCCTCAAGCTCAATAACGGCGTCCTCACGGTGACCGACGGCCCCTTCGCCGAGACCAAGGAAATCCTCGGCGGCTACGCCATCATCGACGTCCCATCGCGCGAAGCGGCCCTCGAGGCGGCGCGGCAGTTCATGGACCTGCATCACCTGCACTGGCCGACGTGGAATGGCACCTGCGAGGTGCGGGAACTGGTCTTCCTCGCGCCCTGA
- a CDS encoding DUF1801 domain-containing protein → MTPSGDAKTQLDTFIGKFNDSDGKRIKAVRQAMRKRLPAAHELVYDNYNFFVIGYSPTLRPSDAVVSIVAQADSVSICFIHGATLPDPDKILLGGGKQTRFVRLESARDLARPAIETLIAAAMARSKVGFPASGRGTLVIRAVAPKQRPRRRVER, encoded by the coding sequence ATGACGCCTTCAGGCGACGCGAAGACGCAACTCGACACCTTCATCGGCAAGTTCAACGATAGCGACGGAAAGCGGATCAAGGCGGTCCGTCAGGCGATGCGGAAGCGGCTCCCCGCGGCGCACGAACTGGTCTACGACAACTACAACTTCTTCGTGATCGGCTACTCGCCAACGCTGCGGCCATCGGACGCGGTCGTCTCCATCGTGGCGCAGGCGGACAGCGTGAGCATCTGCTTCATTCATGGTGCGACACTCCCGGACCCCGACAAGATCCTCCTCGGCGGAGGGAAGCAGACGCGGTTCGTTCGCCTTGAGTCAGCACGGGATCTGGCGCGACCCGCGATCGAAACATTGATCGCGGCGGCGATGGCACGATCGAAGGTTGGTTTTCCCGCCAGCGGGCGCGGTACGCTGGTCATTCGCGCGGTGGCACCGAAGCAGCGGCCGCGCCGGCGGGTTGAGCGATGA
- a CDS encoding amidase: MTRTWTRREVVAQLAQLAAVAAVPLRGWRSVATEPLNGTVADYRAGLLRGDWSAAEVTSHALERCSTFGQRFHAIDALSATALADARAADDRRRRGHLRGPLDGVPVFAKAIYDMKGLPTTGSNADWARLFPDPVSRDALEVERLRAAGAIVLGKTAADDFAYHGNGTSTHTGQVLNPHDPTGTRTPGGSSAGSSVAVSAGMAFAALGTDDGGSNRIPAQFVGVVGMKPTFGLVPRSGVIPTWPYLDTHGPLARSAADAALLLAIVAGADKSDPLVRTEKIDRRTFEGLRDDALHGVRLGIVDAHVPRAQMTAEALMIWDRAVSDLRAAGAVVDSFDAAVTTVNYRSMFTATAKQRGDVAPNSRSPAPTANALYRYFARRSHDPRDAVRRGYDAYRSYYDVLPATFDACIPLLTQPMAHDPAGMSFARSRAQVVAALAASMRTAGVSAMVYPTMPFNAVRIVDQWPNVRVALGYGNWMGLPEISIPAGIGADGMPALNLSIVGLPGDDARLLALAHAYEQQSRRFVGTWES; the protein is encoded by the coding sequence GTGACCCGCACCTGGACCCGCCGGGAAGTTGTCGCCCAGCTGGCGCAGCTCGCCGCGGTCGCTGCGGTGCCGTTGCGCGGGTGGCGTTCCGTTGCGACCGAGCCGTTGAACGGGACGGTCGCCGACTACCGCGCCGGTCTCCTTCGTGGCGACTGGAGCGCTGCGGAGGTCACCAGTCACGCGCTCGAGCGGTGCAGCACCTTCGGCCAGCGCTTTCACGCGATCGACGCGCTCTCCGCGACGGCGCTGGCAGACGCTCGCGCGGCGGATGATCGTCGCCGCCGCGGCCACCTGCGCGGACCCCTCGACGGCGTGCCGGTCTTTGCCAAGGCGATCTACGACATGAAGGGGCTCCCCACCACCGGCTCGAACGCCGACTGGGCACGCCTCTTTCCCGACCCGGTATCGCGTGACGCACTCGAAGTCGAGCGACTGCGCGCCGCCGGTGCAATCGTCCTCGGCAAGACCGCAGCCGATGATTTTGCGTATCACGGCAACGGAACGTCGACGCACACCGGCCAGGTGCTGAACCCGCACGACCCGACCGGAACGCGCACACCCGGCGGCTCGAGCGCCGGTTCATCGGTGGCTGTCTCGGCCGGGATGGCGTTCGCCGCACTCGGCACCGATGACGGTGGATCGAACCGGATTCCGGCGCAGTTCGTCGGCGTCGTCGGCATGAAGCCGACGTTCGGGCTGGTGCCGCGGAGCGGCGTGATCCCGACCTGGCCATACCTCGACACCCACGGCCCGCTGGCGCGGAGCGCCGCCGATGCGGCGCTGCTGCTCGCCATCGTGGCGGGAGCCGACAAGTCCGATCCACTGGTGCGCACCGAGAAGATCGATCGCCGCACGTTCGAGGGATTGCGCGATGATGCGCTGCACGGCGTCCGCCTCGGCATTGTCGACGCGCACGTGCCCCGCGCCCAGATGACGGCGGAAGCGCTCATGATCTGGGATCGCGCGGTGAGCGATCTCCGCGCCGCTGGAGCGGTCGTCGATTCGTTTGATGCTGCGGTCACCACCGTGAACTATCGATCGATGTTCACCGCGACCGCGAAGCAGCGTGGCGACGTGGCACCCAATTCACGTTCGCCGGCACCGACCGCCAACGCGCTGTACCGCTACTTCGCACGGCGGAGCCACGATCCGCGCGACGCCGTGCGTCGCGGCTACGACGCGTACCGGTCGTACTACGACGTCCTCCCGGCGACCTTCGACGCCTGCATTCCGCTGCTGACGCAGCCGATGGCGCATGATCCGGCGGGGATGTCGTTCGCGCGTTCACGAGCGCAGGTGGTGGCCGCGTTGGCCGCGTCGATGCGCACTGCCGGCGTGTCGGCGATGGTGTATCCCACCATGCCGTTCAATGCGGTAAGGATCGTCGACCAGTGGCCCAACGTCCGGGTCGCACTCGGATACGGCAACTGGATGGGACTTCCGGAAATCTCGATTCCGGCGGGAATCGGCGCCGATGGAATGCCGGCGCTCAACCTCTCGATCGTCGGACTGCCGGGAGACGATGCGCGATTGCTTGCGCTGGCGCACGCATACGAGCAGCAATCACGACGCTTCGTGGGAACGTGGGAATCATGA